GCCTGACCCCCCTGTCCAAGACGGCGGGGGTGCCCACCACCGACCAGCCGCAGAAGGGCAAGGACTTCACCAGCGACCAGGAGGTGCGCTGGTGCCCCGGTTGCGGTGACTACGTCATTCTCAACACCATCCGCAACTTCCTGCCCGAGCTGGGGCTGCGCCGCGAGAACATCGCGTTCGTCAGCGGTATCGGCTGCTCGAGCCGGTTCCCGTACTACCTGGAGACCTACGGGTTCCACTCCATCCACGGCCGCGCGCCGACCATCGCCACCGGTCTGGCGCTGGCGCGTCCCGACCTGTCGGTGTGGGTGGTCACCGGCGACGGCGACTCGCTGTCGATCGGCGGCAACCACCTGATCCACGCGTTGCGCCGCAACGTCAACATCACGATCCTGCTGTTCAACAACCGGATCTACGGGCTGACCAAGGGTCAGTACTCGCCGACCTCCGAGGTCGGCAAGGTCACCAAGTCCACGCCCATGGGTTCGCTGGACTACCCGTTCAACCCTGTGTCCCTGGCGCTGGGCTCCGAGGCTACCTTCGTGGGCCGCGCGATGGACTCCGACCGCAAGGGGCTCTCGGAGGTGCTGAGGGGCGCGGCTGCGCACCGCGGCGCCGCGTTGGTCGAGATCCTGCAAGACTGCCCGATCTTCAACGACGGTTCCTTCGATGCGCTGCGCAAAGAGGGTGCCGACGAGCGGCTGATCAACGTCCGTCACGGTGAGCCGATCACCTTCGGCGCCGACGGCGAGTACTGCGTCGTGAAGTCCGGCTACGGCCTGGAGGTCGCCAAGACCGCCGACGTGTCGACCGACGAAATCGTGGTGCACAACGCCGAGATCGACGACCCGGCGTACGCCTTCGCGCTGTCGCGTCTGTCCGAGCAGAACCTCGAGCACATGGTGATGGGCATCTTCCGGCAGGTCAGCAGGCCTACTTATGACGATGCCGCCCGCGAGCAGGTCCGCTCGGCGCGGGATGCCAAACCGCACGACACCGCTGCACTGCAATCGCTGCTTCGCGGCAAGGACACCTGGACCATCGACTAACGTCACCCAGGTGACGTCACCCGTACCGTTGGCCGCGGTCGTGCTGGCGGGCGGGGCGTCCCGCCGCATGGGACGCGACAAGGCGACGGTGGTCGTCGACGGCTCCACGCTGGTCGAGCGCGTGGTCGCCACGGTGAGTGAACGCAGCTCGCCGGTGTTCGTGATCGCCGCCCCGGGTCAGCCCCTTCCGGAGTTGTCCGCGCAGGTTCTACGCGACGAGGTGCGCGGCGTCGGGCCGCTGTTGGCCACCGGGCGTGGCCTGCGCGCCGCCGCGCAGGCCGGCCACCGATGGGCGTTCGTGTGCGCCGTCGACCTGCCGCATCTGACGATGGATTTCGTCGACGATCTCGCGGTGCCTGCCGCACGGCTCGGCGTCGACGTCGTGCTGCCCTGGGACGGCCGCGACCACTACCTGGCGGCCATCTACCGCACGTCGCTCGCGGATCACATCTCGACCCTGGTGGCCGCCGGAGAGCGCAGTATGCGGGCTCTGGTGGACACCGTCGACACCCAGCGGATCGTTATGCCCGAACAACGGGCGCTCACGAACGCGAACACCCCGGACGACCTACCCGTCGCGCCCTGACGTGTTCAGCAAATTGTGGTCATAGACTAATTAGTTAGTCTATATTGTAATGCGTCGGTATTGGTCGCGGAATCCGCCATTTATCTGCTCGTGATCTTGAGCGTCGAATTATGCGTCGAGCCACATCAATTGCGACCATTGTCGGGATAAATGGGATCGGATCCGTTCGCGCCGTGCGGATCTCGGTGTCGGAATCCACCGGCACGCCCGTCTCCGTATTCAGTGGAAGCCGGCCCGATCGGGAAAATGGGCCGGTACGGGCCTTTTCGCGCGCGTCAAACTCAACTGGGGTTCGCAGGACGACCGGAGGCTCGG
Above is a window of Mycolicibacterium baixiangningiae DNA encoding:
- a CDS encoding 2-oxoacid:ferredoxin oxidoreductase subunit beta; the encoded protein is MTELIGTDLSLTPLSKTAGVPTTDQPQKGKDFTSDQEVRWCPGCGDYVILNTIRNFLPELGLRRENIAFVSGIGCSSRFPYYLETYGFHSIHGRAPTIATGLALARPDLSVWVVTGDGDSLSIGGNHLIHALRRNVNITILLFNNRIYGLTKGQYSPTSEVGKVTKSTPMGSLDYPFNPVSLALGSEATFVGRAMDSDRKGLSEVLRGAAAHRGAALVEILQDCPIFNDGSFDALRKEGADERLINVRHGEPITFGADGEYCVVKSGYGLEVAKTADVSTDEIVVHNAEIDDPAYAFALSRLSEQNLEHMVMGIFRQVSRPTYDDAAREQVRSARDAKPHDTAALQSLLRGKDTWTID
- the mobA gene encoding molybdenum cofactor guanylyltransferase, yielding MTSPVPLAAVVLAGGASRRMGRDKATVVVDGSTLVERVVATVSERSSPVFVIAAPGQPLPELSAQVLRDEVRGVGPLLATGRGLRAAAQAGHRWAFVCAVDLPHLTMDFVDDLAVPAARLGVDVVLPWDGRDHYLAAIYRTSLADHISTLVAAGERSMRALVDTVDTQRIVMPEQRALTNANTPDDLPVAP